The region CAAATGTTGATAGTTATGTATTGCAACTTGCATTTCACAGGTTGCATTCCACAACTTGCATTTGATATTTCCTTATTAAAAATCCGCTTATTTATCCCACATTTTCAGCTATCGCTAAATTTGTAGGATATTTGGTGCTTCTAAATTTTGCGGTCGCAAAAATTAGCAACATTGCTCTTTTTTTAAAATACAGATACCAAGACTTGCATAGGCCCAGTATCTGAAACTTTTCCGTAAATTGCTAAACCGCGGATTTTCCATATCTATTGAAAATTAAACAATTTCTGATAGATTTAAATCGGTTCTTAAGAACCGGTGATTTAATTGAACCAGATACGAATTTTGTCCTTAACCAGCATTTTATTGATGTTGATGCTGGGAGCAGTATTTGCGACGGATAGTGTTAGAAATGTCGACGGGTTCGGAAACGGGAGTATTTCTCCACGTGCCATAATGGTGCATACGAACGCGAACTTGTCGGGCATGTTCGAACAAGGGCTTGCCTATAGCTACTTAGTTATGGGCAACGGTGATCGCGAAAAATGGTTACCGCCGGGAGACAATTCAAGCTTCGGTAATTATACCCATTTGCCAAAAGCTTATCACGGTGGATTCGGTGTTTTCCCGGGTAATTGCACGGCAGAAAGCATGAACGCGGCAACAATCGGAATTGGGTTGTTTTATCCGCGAGAAGAAACCGGATCGCAGAAACAAATGGAAGCCGCCGCCGATCTGGTTGTTAGTTTAAGCCTGAAAAACCCAACTATTCAATATGTTTTCGGGCAAAATGTGACCGCGTTCTATCTGATGCAAGATGCTTTGGGCACCGGTAGCAATCCTGGTGGATTGATGTATAACCCGTGGTATTTTTCGGTTAGACGGTTTTCGTCGATCATTAATGAAAGAGGAAAGCCGTTTGGAATTTCATTTCATGTCGTCGATTCCATCGGAAAATACTGCAATACAACCAGCGGCACCAATATAACACATCCCATCGAATATCTTGTAAGAAATGTGAATAACCAGTAACATTTTTATCAAGATTTCTTTTTTTATGGATCCGCATCAAAATATCAACATTTTTTGGTAAAATAAAGTAATAATCAAACTATCAGAATTCGCTGTTTCGCAATTCAAAGAAAATTATATTTTACAAACCAAATCGCTTAAATGGCGATTTTCTGGTAAAATAGTAGAAATACAACAATATGGCCAAAATTATACATTTTCTAGCCGTTGCGCTGGCAATGGTGTTGCCAATTTTAACCCAAGCGCGGGAAACCGCGCAAATCACTGATTGGTATGTCAAGGATTTTCGGTCAACGATTACCGTGCAAACCGATTCGTCGCTTTTGATCGAGGAAAAAATCATTGCCGATGCGGGAAATTTTCCGGATAAGCATGGGATTTTCCGCGTTTTGCCGTTGGAAACAAAAACCGACAAGGGGACGATCAAAACTCCGGTGTCGCTGGTGAGTATAACCGATTTTGAAGGCAACGCGATTCCTTATTCGGCCTCGACAAATAATTTTGACCATACTGTTACCTGGAAAATCGGCGATGCCGATAAAACCGTTACCGGCGTTAATGATTACGAGATAACTTATTTGGTAAAAAACGCGGTGCGATCGGGGAACGCGGGTTTTGACGAGCTTTATTGGAACTTGAGCGGAAATTTTTGGGATATTGAAATTGATAATTTTACGGCCAATGTCATATTTCCCGCCGGAATCGCCCAAAACAACAGCCAAGTATACCTCTATAGCGGCGGGTTGGGCCAAAAAAACAACAACATGGCAAGCTACGAGTGGACCAACGACAATACTTTGAAAATCGCCTCGAAACAAACATTATCGCCCGGGCAGGGAATTACCGCGTCGGTAACATTTCCGAAAAACATTATAAAACCTTATCAACCGGGATTTTTTGAACTCTATGGCGAATATTTTTGGTTTTTAATTCCGTTGCTTGCGCTGCTTATCGGTTATTACTTTTGGAATAAATACGGCAAAGATCCGGTGGTCGATAAAACCGTAATTCCCGAATTCGAGATTCCGGAGAATTTAACGCCGATGGAAATGGGATTGCTGGCAAGCAACGGAAATTTTGGCGATTCGCTGATATCGGCGACAATTATCGGTCTGGCGGTCAAAAAATATATCGTGATTGAAGAAATTCCCAAACAAGGCGTATTCGGCAAGCAGGATTTTCGATTGAAAAAGGCCGGCGGCGGTCCGGAGCCGCTAATTGAGCCGGAAAAACTTCTGATTGATAAAATTTTCGGCGCGAACAATGAAGTTTTGCTTTCCAAACTCAAGAATAATTTTTACAAAGATTTGCCCGAAATCAAAAAAGCGGGCGTTGAGGCATTGAAAAATAAAGGGTTAATCTGCCAGAGCGGTTTAACCATAAAAATGATTTTTATCGCCGCGGGATCAATTTTTTTGTTTGGAATAATTTTTGCGCTCGCCATTGGCGATCTTTGGCTCATCGTTTCGCTCGCGCTTGCGGGAATTGTTTTGTTGATTTTCGGATTATTGATGCCCAAGCGCACGCCAAAGGGCGCGGAACTGAATTGGCGCGTAAAGGGTTTTAAACTTTATATGGAAACCGCCGAGAAATACCGGGCGCAATTCAACGAAAAAGAAAACATCTTTGAAAAATTTTTGCCCTACGCGATGGTTTTTGGAATGACTAAACTGTGGATTAAAAAAATGGAAAAAATCTACGGCAAAGAATATTTCGCCAGTTATCATCCGGTGTGGTACGCGGGCAATTTCGCCGCCGGATTTAACGCCAATGATTTCACCATGCGGATGAATTCGTTATCGGCCGGAATCGCGGCCAACATCGGCACAACTTCGGGCGCGCACGGTTCCGGCGGTGTTGGCGGGGGCGGGGGAGGCGGCGGCGGAGGCGGTTGGTAACCGAAAACAACAAACAACGATAGATGACAGGATAACAATCATAATGTAAAATCAAAAATATATTTTCCAAATGTATTTCGTCGAGCGGGGTATGAACCCCGCACGACGACCAAAGGGGGCACCCCTTTGGAATCCTCTTGGTGCACCCCGGGGCAAAGCCCTGAGGTATTGCACTCAATAAAGAAAATAATTTAAATTACGAAACCATTAAATTCAAATGCCTTGAAGGGGTCTAACCCTTGCGATTATCCCTCGCAAAAGCCTCGGGACAGGCGCGAGGGATAGACCCCAAATACAAAGCGTTTCGTAATTCAAAATAATTAAAAAAATATGAACGCAAACCGAAACGGAAACACGATTGTCGTAATTCTAATCGCTTTGGGGGTTGCCGTCACCGGCGCGATTGGCGCCGGCTGGTATGCCTACCAATTATATTCAACCCCCTCAAACTATGATGTTTTGCCAATGAACAATGATGATATGCCGCTCGAAAAAAACATCAATGAAAATAGCGAACTTGATTCCGCCTCAACAACCGAAGAGCCGATTAGCGAACAAATCCCCGATGCGAACGGCAATATTGAGTCGCCAATTGAATTCAAAGATTATCCGGCCGCCAAAGACTCATTGGCAACGGTTGCCGCCGCCAACCAATTCGCGTTTGAACTATATGGCCAATACAAAAACACCAACGACAATATCTTCTTTTCGCCCTATAGCATCTCATCGGCGTTGCAAATGACCTATGAGGGAGCGCGCGGAAAAACCGCTCAAGAGATGGCGGCGGTTTTTCATTTCCCCAATGACGCGGCAACGCGCATCGGATCGTTTGCCAAATTGTATTCGGAAATCAATCCCAAAAACGCAACTTACCAGCTTTCAACCGCCAACGCGCTCTGGGCTCAAAATGATTATCCGTTTGATCAAAACTATCTAAAAACCGTTGAAACTTGTTATCGCGGCAAAGCGACAAATCTTGATTTTGTTTCCGATACCGAAAATTCCCGCCAAACCATCAATGAATGGGTGAGCGATAAAACCGCGCAAAAAATTCCCGAGCTGTTCGCTTCAGGATCGCTGAATCCGCTCACCCGCTTGGTGTTGACCAACGCGATTTATTTTAAAGGCAAATGGGAAGCTCCGTTTGAAAAAATGCTCACCAAAGAAAAAGATTTCACCGCGCCAAACGGCGCGAAAACCAAATGCCAAATGATGAACATGAAAGAGAGTTTTGGATATGCCGAAACCGCGGAATACCAAGTATTGGAGTTGCCCTATGGAAACAATGACTTGTCAATGATAATAATTTTGCCTCAAAACGGGAAAATGGCGCCAATCGAAAGCGAGTTGTCAATGGGAAAATTTGCCGCGATAAAAAATGATTTGAAATCAGAATTGGTGGATGTGTTTTTGCCGAAATTCAAATTTGACGCTTCCTACAATATGAATCAAACGCTGGCAAAAATGGGAATGCCCACAGCATTTGACGATGGAAATGCCGATTTTTCGGGAATGTATGATAAAACGAAGACAACGGAAAATCTTTATATCGGCCTGGTAATCCACAAAGCATATATTGATGTTTATGAGGAGGGTACCGAAGCCGCCGCGGCTACCGGAGTGGCAATGCAAGCGACCGCGGTAATGGAACCACCGCAAGCAAAAATTTTCAATGCCGACCATCCGTTTATGTTCGCGATCGTCCATAATGATACCGGCAGTATTTTATTTATGGGCAAGGTTAACGATCCAAATAATTAATCAAAGCCGCCTTCGAGCGGTTTTTTGAAAAATTTATGGCTTTAATCGAAAACTTGATCGGCTCCGGCTACTTAAAAACTTCGCGGATAATTGAAGCGTTCCGAAAAATTAAAAGAAAAGATTTCCTGCCGGAAAACCTACCTCATCGCCATTTCGCCGCCGAACTGGACGAGGCTGTTTCCATCGGCTGGGCGCAAACCATTTCCCAGCCCGCGACGGTGGCGTTTATGCTGGAGCTTTTACAACCTTGTCCGGGCGATAAAATTTTGGATGTTGGTTACGGTTCGGGCTGGACCACCGCGCTGTTGGCGCATATTGTTTCACAAAACGGCGCCAAAGGAAAAGTGGTGGCGATTGAAAGAATAAAGTTGTTGGCCGAATTCGGCAAGAGAAACATCGGCAAATACGGATTTATTAAAAGTCGAATCGTTCAATGCGTGGTTGGGGATGGCGCGAAAGGATATTCGCCTCAAGCGCCATATGACCGCATTTTGGCTTCCGCCGCCGCGCAGAATATGCCGCCGGCATGGGAGGAACAATTAAAGACCGGCGGCGTGATCGTCGCCCCGGTCCAAAACGCGGTGCTAAAAATCGAGAAAAGCAAAAACAACACCTTCAACGAAACCCGCTATGAAGGATTTGCCTTTGTGCCCCTGATACAAAGCGAAACTGACAAATAATGTTTTATTGAGTGCAATACCTCGGGGCTTTGCCCCGGGGTGCACCAAGAGGATTCCAAAGGGGTGCCCCCTTTGGTCGTCGTGCGGGGTTCATACCCCGCACGACGAAATACATTTGAAAAATATATTTTTGATTTTTTGCCGAACGGCATCAAATGTATTGTTTCAGGAAATTATTTTGATGCCGATTTCGGCAATCTTAAATCCCGCGTAGACCATAAACGCGGCAAACATTGACCAAACGATCACATTGAGCAATTTAGCGATTTCTTGCGCCGGCAAAAGATTCGCCACCGCTTCTTGCGTTGCTTGACTCATCGCTAATTGCATTTGCGCCTCAACATTGAGGTTGGCGGTATCAGGAGATTGTGATTTTGCCGTTCCGCGGTTTTCTCCAAAATTAAACACCGGCGGAAAATCCGCCTTGGCGGTGAAATAACGATACGAAGTATTCACCGTCCAAGCAATCACCGCCAAACCGACAGCCAGCAAAACCCAACCGATTATTTTTTTAGCATTCATGAACAAAAGCTGTTGAAATCGAATATCAACAGCTTACCAATAGCTTGTTGATATTCGATTTCAACACGCCATATTATTTACTTTCAAAGAAGGCTTTATAAGCCAAGTAAGCCGAATATATATCGGCCTTGCTGGCGATCTCAAACGGCGCGTGCATTGAAAGCAGGGGAACGCCGATATCGATGATATCCATATTCAACCGCGCCAAATACATTGCCACGGTACCCCCGCCGCCGATATCCACCTTGCCCATGCCGCCGATTTGCCAATTAATATCGTTTTCATTGAAAATTTTCCTGACAAAGCCGACAAATTCGGCCGTCGCTTCGCTGGTATCGTATTTTCCGCGATAACCGCTATGTTTTTCAATCGCGACCCCCGCGCCAATTTTCGCCGTATTGGCCGCGTCAAAAACATCGGCGTAGTCGGGATCAAAACCAACCGTAACATCGGCGGAAATCGCCCTTGTTTTCACGAAAACATCGCGCAAAACATTTTCATCATGATTGCCGGTTTCCAAATAAATCAATTCGCTCACAAAATCGGAAATATAATTTGAATTCGCTCCCGTGGCGCCTTCGCTGCCTATTTCTTCCTTATCGGAAAGAACGACAATCGTCGCGTATTCATTATTTTCGGATTCAAACAACGACTTCACCGCGCCATAAGCGCACACCCGGTCGTCCTGTCCATACGCGGCGATCAAGCTGCGGTCGAAACCAAGGTCGCGCGCCATGCCTTGCGGCACCAGCTCCAAATCCGCGGAAACAAAATCTTCTTCGGAGATACCGTATTTTTCATTTAAAAGTTTTAATAATCGGATTTTCACTGGTTCTTTGTCATCCTTGTTTTTTGAACCCAAACTGCCCGCGACGATATTCAGAGTTTCGGCCGGAACCGCTTCATCGAGTTTCTTTTCATATTGCAATTTGGCAAGATGCGGTAATAAATCCGTGATCATAAAAATCGGATCCTCCGGTTTATCGCCAATCGCAATTTCGATCGCGCTTCCATCCTGTTTTATAATCGTTCCATACATCGCCAAAGGCAAAGCCGTCCATTGATATTTTTTAATACCGCCGTAGTAATGGGTTTTTAAAAACGCCATATGCTCTCCCTCGAATAATGGCCTGACTTTCAAATCCAATCGGGGCGAATCGATGTGCGCCATGATCATGCGCGCGCCTTCTCTAACCGGTTTTTTGCCGGGTTTTGCCAAAATTATGGCTTTGCCGCGATTGATTGAATAGACCGGAGCGTTGAAACCTTTTTGTTTGACTTCGCCAATATGTTCCAACTTTTTGAAACCATTTTCGATCGCTTGGACTTCGGCGATCTTAACCGCCAAGCGTTCGGTTTTGGCCGCGCTTAAAAATTCCTTGTAACCTTCGCAGAAATCAAACGCTTTTTTCGTAGTGGCATCATCCCAGATATCAAAAGCGAATTTCTTTTCAAACATCAAATTAGGCTCGTTTTGTTCATTTTTATCCATAGTTGTGGTAATGTATTATTATTCAAAATAGCTTATTTGGCTTAAAAAGTAAATTTATGAACGACAGAATAAAAGAATTGCAAAAATTTATCGATTCGGAAAAATTAGACGCAATGATTGTCACCAACCCGGTCAATATCTTTTATCTGACCGGAGTGAACAATTTTGACAGCGAAAAAGGTTTTTTGATGGTGGTTTTCAAAAATAAATATCGGTTGATTTCATCGCTATTTTATCAAAACCGGATCTGTGGAGTAATTCCAAACGCGAACGCGGTTTATGTGCCGCGCGGCGAATCGATTTCGGAATATATGCTAAAGGAATTTGGCGATGAAGCCGCCATTGGTTTCGAGCGGGAAGATTTGTCATTCGCCCGATACGAATTATTCAAAAAAGTCTTGCGCGGTAAAAAACTGATCCCGGTTTCCAGCGCGATTGAAAAATTCCGGCAAATAAAAACCGACGACGAAATATCGCTCATAAAAAAAGCCGCCGCGATCACCGACAAAACTTTCGCCCAATTGTTGAAATCAATCAAACCCGGCGTTACCGAACTGTTTTTAAAAAGAAAAGTTCTGGAAATTATGCAGGATTTGGGAGCGCAAGGATGCTCGTTTGACCCGATTGTGGCAAGCGGAAAAAATTCCGCGGATCCGCATTATGAAGGGTCGAATAAAAAAATAAAGATCGGGGAAATGATCGTGATTGATATTGGCGCGCGGTACAAAAATTACAACGCGGATATGACGCGCATGGTATTCACGGGCAAAGCGTCGCAAAAGTACATAAATATGTACAACATTGTTTTGGAAACCCAAGAAAAATCATTGGAAGAATGCAAACCCGGTGCCTCGCCAAAACAGGTTTTTGACAACTGTGTTGAAAATTTCAAAAAATATGGCGAAGACCGATTTTTCACGCACGGGTTGGGGCATGGCGTGGGCATCGATATCCACGAATTGCCGAATTTAAGCCCGGCGGGAACCGGTGGATTTGAGAACGGAATGGTGTTCACCGTGGAGCCGGGGCTTTATCATCTCGGCTGGGGCGGCATCCGCGTTGAAGATTTGTGCGCGATACAAAACGGCAAATGCGCCATATTAAGCAAAACGCCGAAAAATCTCATTGAAATATAATTAAAATAACATATGAAAAAAGCGATTCTGATTGTTCTGGCGATAATGATCGCGGGCGAACTGGGCTATCTTTATTATCGGATGAAAACCACCGAATTCCAGCCCGACGACAAGTTGTTGGATGTTCTGCCCAAAACCGCGGAAGAGAATCCAACCGCGACTACGCCTATTGGCGAAAACGCGGAAAATTCAACCGGCGCGGCGACAAGCACATTGAGCGAAGCCGACAAAAAAATAAAAACTTTTGAAGAATGCGTCTACGCGGGCAAGCCGGTCAGCGGACAAAAGCCTCATCGCCAATGCAAAGTTGCCGACAATTTGACTTTTATCGAGATTGAATCCTGCGAAACGCCCACGGGAGAATCAATGGATTTCTACACCGCCCAACGCATCTTCGACTCCAGCCAGTGCGCGATCGAAGGCAGCGCCGATAGCGATCCTTATTGCAATCCGAACACCGGCGCTTGGTGGATCGACATTTTGACATACCGCAAAGGCTGCGACCCGGCCTGCGTCATCGACATTAAAACCAAAAAAGCCGAAGTCAACTGGCGCTGCACCGGCGCGCAACCATAGGATCATACGATCATAAGATCATAAAAACATTAAAATCGCGCCGGTTGGCGCGATTTTTCGTACAAAATGCAACCCCTCACTGGGGAGCAAATTTGTTGAGGTTTGACCTCGAGAATTTGTATTTTGAGGTCAATCCTCAACAAATTTACGGTAAGGGCTGGCGCGAATTTGAAGGTCAAACCTCTCGCAAGCCGAGGATTGACCTCCAAATGCGCTATTTTTACTTCCCAGTAAGTGGTTACTACAAAATTATTTGACAAATTATATGTTTTAGTATTAAATATAAACGGAGTCTTTAATAACAATGGAGGAATTAAAATACTAGAAACTCTTTCAGACGACAACCTGATGCAACTAGGATCGTTTCTAATAATTGAAATCGCAATAACCGTATTATCGATCGTAACATTGATCGCAACGGACAAGCGATTTGAACAAAAACACGATAAAGCATACGCAGCACTTTTTTCAATTGTGTTTGCAATCGGAATCGGTTTTGCGGACACGGTTGTCGCAACATATGGTTTTGAAATGATTAAAGACGCAAGCTTTCTAGTCAAAGGTATTTGCATCTTTCCACCAATAGTAATTTGCCTTGTG is a window of Candidatus Nealsonbacteria bacterium DGGOD1a DNA encoding:
- a CDS encoding DUF2207 domain-containing protein; translated protein: MAKIIHFLAVALAMVLPILTQARETAQITDWYVKDFRSTITVQTDSSLLIEEKIIADAGNFPDKHGIFRVLPLETKTDKGTIKTPVSLVSITDFEGNAIPYSASTNNFDHTVTWKIGDADKTVTGVNDYEITYLVKNAVRSGNAGFDELYWNLSGNFWDIEIDNFTANVIFPAGIAQNNSQVYLYSGGLGQKNNNMASYEWTNDNTLKIASKQTLSPGQGITASVTFPKNIIKPYQPGFFELYGEYFWFLIPLLALLIGYYFWNKYGKDPVVDKTVIPEFEIPENLTPMEMGLLASNGNFGDSLISATIIGLAVKKYIVIEEIPKQGVFGKQDFRLKKAGGGPEPLIEPEKLLIDKIFGANNEVLLSKLKNNFYKDLPEIKKAGVEALKNKGLICQSGLTIKMIFIAAGSIFLFGIIFALAIGDLWLIVSLALAGIVLLIFGLLMPKRTPKGAELNWRVKGFKLYMETAEKYRAQFNEKENIFEKFLPYAMVFGMTKLWIKKMEKIYGKEYFASYHPVWYAGNFAAGFNANDFTMRMNSLSAGIAANIGTTSGAHGSGGVGGGGGGGGGGGW
- a CDS encoding serpin family protein, translating into MNANRNGNTIVVILIALGVAVTGAIGAGWYAYQLYSTPSNYDVLPMNNDDMPLEKNINENSELDSASTTEEPISEQIPDANGNIESPIEFKDYPAAKDSLATVAAANQFAFELYGQYKNTNDNIFFSPYSISSALQMTYEGARGKTAQEMAAVFHFPNDAATRIGSFAKLYSEINPKNATYQLSTANALWAQNDYPFDQNYLKTVETCYRGKATNLDFVSDTENSRQTINEWVSDKTAQKIPELFASGSLNPLTRLVLTNAIYFKGKWEAPFEKMLTKEKDFTAPNGAKTKCQMMNMKESFGYAETAEYQVLELPYGNNDLSMIIILPQNGKMAPIESELSMGKFAAIKNDLKSELVDVFLPKFKFDASYNMNQTLAKMGMPTAFDDGNADFSGMYDKTKTTENLYIGLVIHKAYIDVYEEGTEAAAATGVAMQATAVMEPPQAKIFNADHPFMFAIVHNDTGSILFMGKVNDPNN
- the pcm gene encoding protein-L-isoaspartate O-methyltransferase, with translation MALIENLIGSGYLKTSRIIEAFRKIKRKDFLPENLPHRHFAAELDEAVSIGWAQTISQPATVAFMLELLQPCPGDKILDVGYGSGWTTALLAHIVSQNGAKGKVVAIERIKLLAEFGKRNIGKYGFIKSRIVQCVVGDGAKGYSPQAPYDRILASAAAQNMPPAWEEQLKTGGVIVAPVQNAVLKIEKSKNNTFNETRYEGFAFVPLIQSETDK
- a CDS encoding aminopeptidase translates to MDKNEQNEPNLMFEKKFAFDIWDDATTKKAFDFCEGYKEFLSAAKTERLAVKIAEVQAIENGFKKLEHIGEVKQKGFNAPVYSINRGKAIILAKPGKKPVREGARMIMAHIDSPRLDLKVRPLFEGEHMAFLKTHYYGGIKKYQWTALPLAMYGTIIKQDGSAIEIAIGDKPEDPIFMITDLLPHLAKLQYEKKLDEAVPAETLNIVAGSLGSKNKDDKEPVKIRLLKLLNEKYGISEEDFVSADLELVPQGMARDLGFDRSLIAAYGQDDRVCAYGAVKSLFESENNEYATIVVLSDKEEIGSEGATGANSNYISDFVSELIYLETGNHDENVLRDVFVKTRAISADVTVGFDPDYADVFDAANTAKIGAGVAIEKHSGYRGKYDTSEATAEFVGFVRKIFNENDINWQIGGMGKVDIGGGGTVAMYLARLNMDIIDIGVPLLSMHAPFEIASKADIYSAYLAYKAFFESK
- a CDS encoding Xaa-Pro peptidase family protein is translated as MNDRIKELQKFIDSEKLDAMIVTNPVNIFYLTGVNNFDSEKGFLMVVFKNKYRLISSLFYQNRICGVIPNANAVYVPRGESISEYMLKEFGDEAAIGFEREDLSFARYELFKKVLRGKKLIPVSSAIEKFRQIKTDDEISLIKKAAAITDKTFAQLLKSIKPGVTELFLKRKVLEIMQDLGAQGCSFDPIVASGKNSADPHYEGSNKKIKIGEMIVIDIGARYKNYNADMTRMVFTGKASQKYINMYNIVLETQEKSLEECKPGASPKQVFDNCVENFKKYGEDRFFTHGLGHGVGIDIHELPNLSPAGTGGFENGMVFTVEPGLYHLGWGGIRVEDLCAIQNGKCAILSKTPKNLIEI